The proteins below come from a single Nitrospiraceae bacterium genomic window:
- a CDS encoding dTMP kinase produces MPSGLFITFEGTEGSGKTTQSHRLAQALRAQGYQVLETREPGGTPLAEAIRRLLLSHSKTKSNKEIITPECETALILASRSQHVAHVIRPALSKGIIVLCDRFFDSTLAYQGYGRHRDINFLKHSHQFATEGLTPHLTFLLDLPTQEGLARRQKARHQNRLDQESLDFHQRVRRGFIALAKQHPQRIQKLDARQSPEILTILISSMMARLIQSLPSTSLAHVTPQPSRIIKRIRTKGTPQHGISRSRRASTPN; encoded by the coding sequence ATGCCTTCAGGGTTATTCATTACCTTCGAAGGCACAGAAGGCTCTGGAAAGACCACCCAATCTCACCGATTGGCACAAGCACTTCGAGCTCAAGGCTATCAGGTATTAGAAACCCGCGAGCCTGGAGGAACTCCATTGGCTGAGGCCATTCGCCGCCTTCTGCTTTCCCACTCCAAAACGAAATCCAACAAGGAAATCATCACTCCAGAATGCGAAACAGCTCTAATTCTGGCTTCCCGGTCCCAACATGTGGCTCATGTGATTCGGCCAGCCCTCTCAAAAGGCATAATTGTGCTGTGTGACCGGTTTTTTGATTCAACTCTGGCCTACCAGGGATACGGACGACACCGGGATATCAACTTTCTAAAGCATTCCCATCAATTCGCCACGGAAGGACTGACTCCACACCTCACGTTTTTACTCGATCTCCCGACCCAAGAAGGGTTGGCGAGGCGACAAAAGGCCCGGCACCAAAATCGACTTGACCAGGAATCCTTGGATTTCCATCAACGAGTACGTCGAGGTTTCATTGCCCTCGCTAAACAGCATCCCCAACGCATTCAAAAATTAGATGCCAGGCAATCCCCCGAGATCCTGACTATTCTTATATCATCCATGATGGCACGCCTCATTCAGTCGTTACCATCGACAAGCCTGGCTCACGTCACTCCTCAACCCAGCCGCATTATCAAGCGAATCCGGACGAAAGGGACCCCTCAGCATGGCATTTCGAGATCTCGTCGGGCATCAACGCCCAATTAA
- the holB gene encoding DNA polymerase III subunit delta', producing MAFRDLVGHQRPIKWLQTAVSTNHLGHAYLFHGEPSIGKRLTANALAQYLHCEAPQIAPTPDACDHCRSCHQIAQATHPDFLLVQPEDMQKQNPKITIDQIRDIEHLVIYRPLLGSHKICLIDQADSMTTEAANALLKTLEDPPDHCLFLLITSRPEHLLATIRSRCITLRFAPLPSASIYEFLKERTDREDQDNRLIAAFAEGRLGSALACDPAELKVKIRQYWALLFGEHTALASRVMDMSEGLVKSNQVQEAIHWFWAGLRDLLLLTLDHSLSPTLYQDQETALRELSLQITPSSLLDLIHELNQLERGQQRNLNVQIGLEQFFFHLHDQLEFSHSPVIA from the coding sequence ATGGCATTTCGAGATCTCGTCGGGCATCAACGCCCAATTAAATGGCTCCAAACAGCGGTCTCTACCAACCATCTGGGGCATGCCTATCTGTTTCATGGAGAGCCGTCCATTGGGAAACGACTCACCGCTAACGCGCTTGCCCAGTATCTTCATTGCGAGGCCCCACAAATCGCACCAACACCCGATGCCTGCGACCACTGCCGATCATGTCATCAAATCGCCCAGGCCACTCATCCCGACTTTTTGTTGGTTCAACCTGAAGATATGCAAAAGCAGAATCCCAAAATTACCATTGATCAAATACGCGATATCGAACATCTGGTTATTTATCGTCCTCTCCTGGGGTCACATAAGATTTGCCTCATTGATCAGGCCGACTCCATGACCACTGAAGCAGCCAACGCCTTGCTCAAGACATTGGAAGATCCGCCAGACCATTGCCTCTTTCTCCTGATCACCAGCCGCCCGGAGCACCTTTTGGCAACGATTCGGTCTCGATGCATTACGTTGCGATTTGCCCCGCTGCCCTCTGCCAGCATTTATGAATTCCTGAAGGAACGGACAGACAGGGAAGACCAGGATAACCGGTTAATCGCGGCATTTGCCGAAGGCCGGTTGGGTTCAGCTTTGGCCTGTGACCCCGCAGAGTTAAAGGTAAAAATCCGTCAGTACTGGGCATTGTTATTTGGGGAACATACGGCGTTGGCTTCACGGGTGATGGATATGAGTGAAGGGCTGGTCAAATCGAACCAAGTACAGGAAGCGATTCATTGGTTTTGGGCAGGGCTCAGGGATTTGCTCTTGCTGACCCTGGATCATTCCTTGTCGCCCACCTTGTACCAGGATCAAGAAACGGCGCTTCGCGAGTTGTCTCTCCAGATCACCCCTTCTTCACTTCTGGACCTCATCCATGAACTCAACCAACTCGAGCGAGGGCAACAACGAAATCTTAATGTGCAAATCGGATTGGAGCAATTTTTCTTTCATCTTCACGACCAATTGGAATTCTCGCATTCACCAGTGATCGCTTAA
- the metG gene encoding methionine--tRNA ligase, translating to MSNTFYVTTPIYYVNDVPHIGHAYTTIAADVLARFYRLTGHEVFFLTGLDEHGQKVQQAAAKAGVDPQTHCDLLTPKFKNLWSQLHISNNGFIRTTDLQHQAIVQRYLQALYDKDLIYQAEYTGWYCTFDERFWTEKDVENGLCPDCRRPVEQVSERNYFYRMSRFQNRLKEHIQTNPDFIQPDTRRNEVLGFLQKPLEDLSISRPKSRLSWGIELPFDRDCVAYVWFDALVNYLSALEYVAPIPSTSTFWPASLHLVGKDILTTHAVYWSTMLMGLELPLPQSIFAHGWWTVNGEKMSKSRGNVVDPYAVVKEFGADAFRYFLLREVPFGQDGDFSITAFGSRHNAELANDLGNLLSRTLTMLANFSNNTVPQPDARHETDQDRQLQHAASSLFPSIETHLRHLEFNRALETMWGFVQSANQYIDKTAPWMLAKDPDHTPRLHTVLFHLTEVLRFLTVAVYPFMPQTAETMKIRLGLSMDFSTSVLQEFPRWGAYLYKGQTSKGASLFPRKDSRPLDSQKSPAQKTPIHPTRTHMETSRPVPSTQPQSPPGDVTQIGIADFQKVQLKVAKVLTAERVPKSEKLLKLQVDIGTEQRQIVAGIGKKYAPEEMVGRTIVVVANLKPAKLMGIESQGMVLAAGDQEVLELLNMSQEIPAGTRIK from the coding sequence ATGTCCAACACGTTTTATGTCACCACCCCTATCTATTATGTCAACGATGTGCCTCACATTGGCCACGCCTACACCACCATCGCGGCCGATGTTCTAGCCCGGTTCTATCGGCTAACAGGGCACGAGGTTTTTTTCCTCACCGGATTAGACGAACATGGGCAAAAAGTCCAACAGGCGGCGGCCAAGGCCGGGGTCGATCCACAGACACATTGTGACCTCCTCACGCCGAAGTTCAAAAATCTCTGGTCCCAATTGCATATCTCCAACAATGGGTTTATTCGCACCACCGATCTTCAACATCAAGCCATCGTCCAACGCTACCTTCAAGCCCTCTATGACAAAGACTTAATTTATCAGGCCGAATATACCGGCTGGTATTGCACATTTGACGAGCGATTTTGGACAGAAAAGGATGTGGAGAACGGGCTGTGCCCGGATTGTCGGCGACCAGTGGAACAAGTCAGTGAACGAAATTATTTTTATCGCATGAGTCGCTTTCAGAACCGGTTGAAGGAGCATATCCAGACAAATCCCGACTTCATTCAGCCGGACACCCGTCGCAATGAGGTCCTAGGGTTTCTGCAAAAGCCCCTTGAGGATCTGTCCATTTCCCGACCCAAGTCACGGTTATCGTGGGGCATCGAATTGCCATTTGATCGGGATTGCGTGGCCTATGTATGGTTCGACGCCTTAGTGAATTACCTGTCAGCCCTGGAGTATGTCGCTCCAATTCCGAGCACTTCAACATTCTGGCCCGCGTCGCTCCATCTGGTCGGAAAAGATATCCTGACTACCCATGCTGTGTACTGGTCGACCATGTTAATGGGCTTGGAACTGCCGCTCCCCCAATCCATCTTTGCGCATGGCTGGTGGACGGTAAATGGGGAAAAGATGTCAAAAAGTCGAGGGAATGTTGTCGACCCCTATGCCGTGGTCAAAGAATTCGGCGCTGATGCCTTTCGCTATTTTCTGTTGAGGGAAGTTCCATTCGGCCAGGATGGAGATTTCTCCATCACGGCATTCGGTAGCCGGCATAACGCTGAATTGGCAAACGATCTTGGCAATCTGCTGTCCCGAACTCTTACGATGCTGGCGAATTTTTCCAACAATACCGTTCCTCAACCCGACGCCAGACACGAAACCGATCAGGATCGTCAACTCCAGCATGCGGCTTCATCCCTTTTCCCGTCTATTGAGACGCACCTTCGCCACTTAGAATTTAATCGCGCGCTGGAAACGATGTGGGGATTTGTCCAGTCAGCTAATCAATATATTGATAAGACCGCTCCATGGATGTTGGCCAAAGATCCTGACCATACCCCTCGCCTTCACACGGTCCTGTTTCATCTCACAGAGGTCTTGCGATTTCTCACGGTGGCCGTTTACCCGTTTATGCCACAAACCGCCGAAACGATGAAGATCCGTCTGGGGTTATCGATGGATTTTTCTACATCCGTTTTGCAGGAATTCCCTCGTTGGGGAGCATACCTCTATAAAGGGCAAACCAGTAAAGGCGCTTCCCTATTTCCCAGAAAAGATTCCCGTCCATTGGACTCCCAGAAGAGTCCCGCACAGAAAACACCTATTCACCCAACCAGGACACACATGGAAACATCTCGGCCCGTTCCATCCACCCAACCGCAATCGCCACCCGGCGACGTGACACAAATCGGCATTGCCGATTTCCAAAAAGTTCAATTGAAGGTGGCCAAAGTCTTAACGGCAGAACGTGTTCCAAAGTCTGAAAAACTGCTCAAGCTCCAGGTGGATATCGGAACAGAACAGCGTCAGATTGTGGCTGGAATTGGGAAAAAGTATGCTCCCGAAGAAATGGTGGGCCGAACCATTGTCGTTGTGGCAAATCTCAAGCCGGCAAAACTGATGGGGATTGAATCCCAAGGCATGGTATTAGCCGCAGGAGATCAAGAGGTCCTTGAACTTCTTAACATGTCCCAGGAAATCCCCGCCGGGACAAGGATCAAATGA
- a CDS encoding undecaprenyl-phosphate glucose phosphotransferase: protein MLKRHSEFLKNLLFLSDLVVICVCWVGAYFIRFSVPLFPITKGIPPIDPYLWLLFPIVVVWGICFYSFNLYRPRRMGSHLAEFVDIAKANTLSILILVALTFFLKPFEFSRLVIMYFWLLNLVVLGFSRMVFREILRVFRRMGYNQRQVVIIGAGKLGQRVGDTLKMHPELGLQVRGYLTRNAEKVGQMLDGTPVIGTFDQAADILTSHVDIVFLCLPPEVECEAEGLMKILSATTAGVKIIPSIYEFVTLRAEAEMFEGLPIITLQGSPLYGWNLFLKRMVDVCGAAVALVVASPIALMIAVLIKLTSPGPVFYRQTRVGLDGKSFNIVKIRTMRMDAEEKTGPVWAKAHDPRRTPIGRFLRRTSLDELPQFWNVLKGEMSIVGPRPERPEFIEKFRAQIPQYNLRHTMKAGITGWAQINGLRGNTSWEKRLAYDMYYIEHWSLWLDVKIMIMTLWKGLIHREAY from the coding sequence ATGTTGAAACGCCACAGTGAATTCTTAAAAAACCTACTCTTCCTTTCCGACCTGGTTGTGATATGTGTGTGTTGGGTCGGCGCCTACTTCATTCGCTTTTCAGTTCCGCTCTTTCCGATCACTAAAGGTATTCCTCCCATTGACCCGTATCTCTGGCTTCTTTTTCCCATCGTCGTCGTATGGGGAATTTGTTTTTATTCATTTAATCTGTATCGCCCTCGCAGAATGGGCTCTCATCTGGCGGAATTTGTGGACATTGCCAAGGCCAATACGCTGAGTATTCTGATCCTGGTCGCATTAACTTTTTTCTTGAAGCCGTTTGAGTTTTCCCGTTTGGTGATCATGTATTTTTGGTTATTGAATCTGGTGGTTTTGGGCTTTTCCCGCATGGTCTTTAGGGAAATTCTCAGGGTTTTCCGGCGAATGGGATACAACCAACGCCAGGTGGTAATTATCGGCGCGGGAAAACTTGGGCAGCGCGTTGGCGATACCCTCAAAATGCATCCCGAACTTGGCCTCCAGGTTCGCGGGTATTTGACGCGGAATGCCGAAAAAGTTGGTCAAATGTTAGACGGAACACCCGTTATCGGAACATTTGACCAGGCGGCAGATATCTTAACCAGCCATGTGGACATCGTCTTTTTGTGTTTGCCTCCGGAAGTGGAATGTGAAGCGGAGGGACTGATGAAAATCCTGTCTGCCACCACAGCTGGAGTGAAGATCATTCCATCCATTTATGAGTTCGTGACGTTGCGGGCGGAAGCCGAAATGTTTGAAGGCCTTCCTATTATTACCCTCCAAGGATCTCCTCTTTACGGGTGGAATTTGTTTCTGAAGCGAATGGTTGATGTCTGTGGTGCCGCCGTGGCCCTGGTGGTGGCCTCACCAATTGCATTGATGATTGCGGTACTCATCAAGCTCACCTCTCCAGGTCCTGTTTTCTACCGGCAGACTCGTGTTGGTCTCGATGGGAAATCGTTCAATATTGTTAAAATTCGGACCATGCGTATGGATGCCGAAGAAAAGACCGGTCCCGTCTGGGCCAAAGCCCATGACCCACGCAGGACGCCTATCGGGAGGTTTTTGCGACGAACCAGTTTGGATGAATTACCGCAATTCTGGAATGTCTTAAAGGGAGAGATGAGTATTGTGGGGCCGCGTCCTGAGCGACCGGAGTTTATCGAGAAATTCCGGGCCCAGATTCCCCAATATAACCTGCGTCACACCATGAAAGCGGGAATTACGGGTTGGGCGCAAATTAATGGATTGCGTGGGAATACCTCTTGGGAAAAACGGTTAGCCTACGACATGTATTATATAGAGCATTGGTCATTATGGCTGGATGTGAAAATTATGATTATGACCCTTTGGAAGGGGTTGATCCATCGGGAGGCGTATTAG
- a CDS encoding glycosyltransferase: MRGGERCLEALCELFPDAPIYTLFHVKGSVSETIERHPIIPSFLNRVPFAKNRYRYLLPFFPSAIQRLKFHQYDLVVSSSHCVAKGIRVPRETCHISYVHTPMRYIWDGFDTYFVNRGIWNFSRLGMGLFRMRLQQWDVESNAHVSCFIANSQNVAGRIARQYGRAACVVYPPVDWQTFHVAHRDEGFYLMVTAFAPYKKVDLAIAAANALGLPLKIIGRGQDEKRLRRMAGPSVEFLGWQPDHRVRDFYSRCLAVLFPGEEDFGIVPLEAMAAGKPVIAYGKGGALETIVPLNPLSKPGESYMEHGVHGSGFPSTLTGVFHYEQSVQAIIEAVQLFTQHLADFNPDAIRAHVEPFDRSHFKQRIQQVIMSCYREFRRTSPC, translated from the coding sequence ATGCGAGGGGGTGAGCGGTGCCTTGAGGCATTGTGTGAATTATTTCCTGATGCGCCAATTTATACGCTCTTCCATGTGAAGGGCAGTGTGTCGGAGACGATTGAGCGGCATCCTATTATTCCCAGCTTTCTGAATCGAGTTCCATTTGCAAAAAATCGATATCGGTATTTGCTGCCTTTCTTTCCTTCAGCCATCCAGCGATTGAAATTCCATCAGTATGATTTGGTGGTGAGTTCGAGCCATTGCGTGGCCAAGGGTATTCGAGTGCCGCGGGAGACCTGTCATATTTCCTACGTTCATACCCCCATGCGGTATATCTGGGATGGATTTGATACCTATTTTGTTAATAGAGGGATATGGAATTTTAGCCGGCTGGGCATGGGCCTTTTTCGAATGCGACTTCAGCAGTGGGATGTGGAATCCAATGCCCATGTGAGTTGTTTTATTGCCAATTCGCAAAACGTAGCAGGGCGAATTGCACGCCAGTATGGAAGGGCGGCCTGCGTGGTCTACCCTCCTGTTGATTGGCAGACTTTTCACGTGGCGCATCGCGATGAAGGGTTTTATTTAATGGTCACGGCCTTTGCGCCCTACAAAAAAGTCGACCTGGCCATTGCTGCGGCCAATGCGCTTGGGCTTCCATTGAAAATTATTGGGCGGGGGCAAGATGAGAAACGCTTAAGACGAATGGCCGGTCCAAGTGTCGAATTCCTTGGCTGGCAGCCAGACCATCGTGTCAGGGACTTTTACAGCCGGTGCCTGGCCGTTCTCTTCCCCGGTGAAGAGGATTTTGGTATTGTGCCTTTGGAGGCCATGGCCGCCGGAAAACCGGTAATTGCCTATGGAAAAGGTGGGGCCCTTGAAACAATCGTCCCTCTCAATCCTTTGTCTAAGCCAGGCGAAAGTTATATGGAACATGGTGTTCACGGAAGTGGATTCCCTTCTACTCTAACGGGGGTCTTTCACTATGAACAGTCGGTTCAAGCCATAATCGAAGCTGTTCAATTGTTCACGCAGCACCTCGCAGATTTCAATCCGGATGCCATTCGGGCACATGTTGAACCGTTCGATCGGTCTCATTTTAAGCAGCGGATACAGCAGGTGATCATGTCCTGTTACCGCGAATTCCGTCGTACCTCACCATGTTGA
- a CDS encoding glycosyltransferase, with the protein MRVLQIVADGKPGGGTTHVLQILKGLRHAVSFQLITEEQSYLMKEAGALGIPCQGLRFFISRLNPAIPFQLRALVMAFQPDLVHIHGGRAGLFFTVSLLKVPMVYTVHGFHFVEKSPTIRRMALMAERWNLRRACHSIFVSKYDVVLAEKFQLLSGSTKRSVIYPGLSLKNLPPPLPQALLHIGFIGRLEPQKDPLLFVEMMECLPEYSATIVGDGALAPMIKQEIARRGLGGRVHMVGELSHGEALEILATFSVVVLTSRWEGLPILVLESMGMGVPVVSMKVSGLEEIIHDEVNGMLVENRRGEDLAERVKIITNNEDLRISLITKAQETIQKNFSIEMMMASILKIYQELSVSHAGH; encoded by the coding sequence ATGCGGGTTCTCCAAATTGTTGCCGATGGAAAGCCGGGTGGAGGAACCACGCATGTTCTACAGATTCTCAAAGGCTTACGGCATGCCGTTTCCTTTCAACTCATTACCGAAGAACAATCATATTTAATGAAGGAAGCCGGAGCTCTTGGTATTCCTTGTCAGGGGCTTCGGTTTTTCATTAGTCGGCTCAATCCTGCTATCCCTTTCCAACTTCGAGCGTTGGTTATGGCCTTTCAACCTGATCTGGTTCATATCCATGGTGGGCGTGCAGGGTTGTTCTTTACCGTATCTCTCTTAAAAGTCCCGATGGTCTATACCGTCCATGGATTTCATTTTGTTGAAAAGTCACCGACCATTCGCCGGATGGCGTTAATGGCCGAACGTTGGAATCTGCGACGTGCGTGTCATTCTATTTTTGTGTCGAAATATGATGTGGTTCTTGCGGAAAAATTTCAATTGCTATCAGGTAGCACCAAAAGGTCAGTCATCTATCCAGGTCTCTCTTTGAAAAATCTTCCACCGCCTCTGCCTCAGGCGCTCCTGCATATTGGCTTTATCGGACGATTAGAACCTCAGAAGGATCCTCTCCTTTTTGTAGAGATGATGGAGTGCCTGCCTGAGTATTCGGCCACGATTGTTGGTGATGGGGCTTTGGCTCCCATGATCAAACAGGAAATAGCCAGGCGGGGTTTAGGTGGACGAGTTCACATGGTGGGGGAGTTGTCTCATGGAGAGGCTCTGGAAATCCTCGCTACGTTCAGCGTGGTCGTTTTAACCTCCAGGTGGGAAGGCCTGCCGATTTTGGTCTTAGAATCTATGGGCATGGGAGTTCCGGTCGTGAGCATGAAGGTGAGTGGGTTGGAAGAGATCATTCATGACGAGGTAAACGGAATGCTGGTAGAGAACAGGAGAGGAGAAGACCTTGCCGAAAGGGTCAAAATAATCACAAACAATGAGGATCTCAGGATCTCGCTCATTACGAAGGCACAGGAGACTATACAAAAAAATTTTTCAATCGAAATGATGATGGCTTCGATTCTGAAAATATATCAGGAACTGTCTGTCTCACATGCAGGTCATTGA
- a CDS encoding glycosyltransferase family 2 protein has product MTNSGSKEGTLHTPKLCSVIIVTYNSSSCIGACLGPLLNISDVELVVVDNDSKDGTTAKLQKEFPQVTLIALHDNIGFGRACNIGMTASSGSFALFLNPDTIATEKALRTLFRFYERHPRVGIVGGRLVDPSGRPLQSMGDTPSLTGLVLDKPLAWMAKRVGPRGLFRRVVGRCSTKFCIPHQAEPVAWVSGAFLCCRRSIWKDIGGFDEKFFLYYEDVDLCLRATQAGWEVWHVPEAVVEHQSGASFGGDLSKQKEIYYVNQYYFFQKHFGRPVAWALRALQSVYARLGMYRSLGTDRIGRALR; this is encoded by the coding sequence ATGACGAATTCTGGATCAAAGGAGGGTACTCTGCATACCCCGAAGCTATGCTCCGTCATCATTGTGACCTATAATTCCAGCTCCTGCATCGGTGCCTGTTTGGGGCCCTTACTCAACATTTCTGATGTTGAGCTTGTAGTGGTGGATAATGATTCGAAGGATGGTACCACAGCTAAATTGCAGAAAGAGTTTCCGCAGGTTACCCTTATTGCCCTTCACGATAATATTGGTTTTGGGCGTGCGTGTAATATCGGGATGACGGCTTCGAGTGGATCCTTTGCCCTCTTTTTGAATCCGGACACCATTGCGACGGAAAAGGCCCTCCGAACTCTTTTCAGGTTTTATGAGAGGCATCCTCGAGTCGGAATTGTCGGGGGCCGTCTTGTTGATCCGTCTGGACGGCCTTTGCAATCAATGGGGGATACACCTTCTTTGACTGGCCTTGTGCTGGATAAGCCGTTGGCCTGGATGGCGAAGCGTGTGGGGCCTCGAGGGCTCTTTCGTCGGGTGGTAGGCCGGTGTTCGACAAAATTTTGTATCCCTCATCAAGCGGAGCCTGTGGCATGGGTGTCCGGTGCTTTTCTTTGTTGCCGGCGTTCAATCTGGAAAGACATTGGCGGCTTTGATGAAAAGTTTTTTTTGTATTATGAAGATGTTGATCTGTGCCTCAGGGCCACGCAGGCTGGTTGGGAGGTGTGGCACGTTCCTGAGGCAGTTGTAGAGCATCAATCGGGAGCTTCATTTGGGGGTGATCTTTCTAAACAAAAAGAAATTTATTATGTTAATCAATATTATTTTTTCCAGAAGCATTTTGGTCGTCCGGTCGCATGGGCCTTGCGGGCTTTGCAGAGTGTCTATGCTCGATTAGGTATGTACCGTAGCCTTGGAACCGATCGAATAGGTCGCGCTCTGCGATAG
- a CDS encoding SGNH/GDSL hydrolase family protein, whose product MKKNLALVVGSAIIAIFIMEALLRGMGIPSTLKSGWGWENSAGRKLSKYADLTTNQFGYRGQSIHYQTEDYVVLLVGDSQVEAYANRPEHMPEQFLQEFLTSQLHTPVKVFSLASSGWGQDQQLLALQEYFNLYRADLVLLWATPGNDFWENAFPDRSATPQAGPLKPTFRLMEGELYGPYFTSESYLHNSAIAQLIETVMANLQKETLEQRILRRWLQGMPSSHRAHIAENDHVCEGLTVINQVEFFNTIFNLNSEIGYTIRSGEDFLNSRSHFSPFMLNPSRRDEYLVAITESLLQHVKEEVERHHSKFFVFYPVREDFDKRGMQMVRCVMDAQGDIFRVSLDYASRLMDVISSEDLVFFDLPGGNEIVVSPSDRHLNDSGNKFAMKKLSLMLIERSLFN is encoded by the coding sequence ATGAAAAAGAACTTGGCCCTTGTTGTTGGATCGGCAATAATTGCGATTTTCATAATGGAGGCCTTACTGCGTGGTATGGGAATTCCATCTACCCTGAAGTCAGGGTGGGGGTGGGAAAATTCCGCGGGTAGAAAATTATCGAAATATGCTGATTTAACAACCAATCAATTTGGATATCGAGGACAAAGCATTCACTATCAGACCGAGGATTATGTGGTATTGCTTGTGGGCGACAGCCAAGTCGAAGCGTATGCCAATCGCCCGGAACATATGCCTGAACAGTTTCTTCAGGAATTCCTAACGAGTCAGTTGCATACACCAGTCAAAGTGTTTTCCCTGGCTTCTTCAGGGTGGGGTCAGGATCAACAGCTACTCGCCTTACAGGAGTATTTCAACTTGTATAGGGCAGACTTGGTTTTGTTGTGGGCAACCCCAGGAAATGATTTTTGGGAAAATGCCTTTCCTGATAGAAGTGCGACTCCACAGGCGGGACCCTTGAAGCCAACCTTTAGGCTTATGGAGGGTGAGCTCTATGGCCCCTATTTTACATCAGAATCTTACCTGCATAATAGTGCAATTGCCCAGTTAATAGAGACGGTGATGGCAAATTTACAGAAAGAAACATTAGAGCAACGCATTCTTCGTCGTTGGCTTCAAGGAATGCCATCGTCCCATAGAGCTCACATAGCCGAAAATGACCATGTGTGTGAGGGACTGACAGTTATTAATCAGGTAGAGTTTTTTAATACGATATTTAATCTCAATAGTGAAATCGGTTACACCATAAGGTCCGGGGAGGATTTTCTGAACAGCAGAAGCCACTTTTCTCCTTTTATGCTGAATCCATCCAGGCGAGATGAATATCTGGTTGCGATTACTGAAAGTTTATTGCAGCATGTAAAAGAGGAAGTTGAAAGGCACCATTCAAAATTCTTTGTTTTTTATCCTGTTCGAGAAGATTTTGATAAGCGAGGTATGCAAATGGTTAGGTGTGTGATGGATGCTCAAGGAGATATATTTAGAGTTTCATTGGACTATGCAAGCCGGTTGATGGACGTCATCTCCTCTGAAGACTTAGTTTTCTTTGATTTGCCGGGTGGGAACGAAATTGTCGTTTCACCGAGTGATAGGCATTTAAATGATTCTGGAAATAAATTCGCTATGAAGAAACTGAGTCTGATGTTGATAGAGCGTTCCCTGTTTAATTGA